The following is a genomic window from Candidatus Polarisedimenticolaceae bacterium.
CATCAGGTCGAGCAGGCGGTAGTGAAGGGCCCGCGCCTGCGTGAAGTCGCCGCGAAGCCCCGCCTCGGCGAGCGCCGCCATCTCGGCGGGGGCCTCGTTGGACACGACGGAGATCACGCCGTCGATCCCCAGCGCGAGCGACGGCACGACGAGCGAGTCGTCCCCGGAGAGGATTGCGAACCCCTCCCGCCGCCCCGCCACGAGGTCGGCCACCTGCTCGAGGTTCGCGGCGGCCTCCTTGACCGCGACGACGCCCGGGATCTCGGCGATTCCGAAGATGAGGTCGGGCGGGAGGTTCTGCCCCGTCCGCCCCGGAACGTTGTAGGGGACGATCGGAATGCCCGCGGCCTCCGCAACCGCGCGGTAGTGGGCGAGCATCCCGGAAGCGTTCGGCTTGTTGTAATACGGGCTCACGACGAGAAGGGCGTCCGCCCCCGCCCCGACCGCGCGCTTCGCCCCGGCGATCGTGGTCCGCGTGTCGTTGGTCCCGCACCCCGCGATCACGGGGACGCGGCGGCCGGTCTCCTCGACCACCGTGCGGATCACGAGCGCGTGTTCGTCCGGTTCCAGCGTCGCCCCCTCGCCGGTCGTGCCGCAAGGGACGAGGCCGTGGATCCCCGACTCGATCTGCCACCGCACGAGCGCGCGAAGGGTCTCCACGTCCACCGACCCGTCCTCGCGGAACGGGGTCACGATCGCGGTCATCGCTCCTCTGAGCTTCATCGCCCGCCTCCCTTCACCAGATCCGCAAGGACCTCCTCGAATCCGTGCAACCCGGACTTGCCCCGAGCCCATTCCGCCGCCAGGACCGCCCCGGCCGCGAACCCCGCGCGCCCGCGCGCCCGGTGCGTCAGGACGATCGCGTCGTGTTCGCCGTCGAAGCCCACCTCGTGGTGTCCCGGCTCGAACCCCGCGCGTGCCGCCGCGACCGAGGTCCGGCGTCCGCCGAAGGCGTCGACGACGCCGGCGAGCTTCTTCGCCGTGCCGCTGGGTGCGTCGAGTTTCTGGCGGTGGTGGGTCTCGAACAGCCACGGGTCGTACAGCCCCGTCCCGGAGAGCCTCCGCGCCGCCTCGGCGACGATCTCGAAGAACAGGTTCACGCCGATCGAGAAGTTCGGCGCCACGACCGCCGCCCTCCCCGCCTCGCGCGCGATCGCGTCGATCCCCGCCCCTGCCGGATCCCAACCGGTCGTGCCGCAGACCACGTGTTGCCCCGCGCGAAGCAGGGACGTCACGTTCGACCCGGCGGCGGAAGGCTCGGTGAACTCGAAGGCCACTTCGGCGCCGCGCGCCCCTTCGAGCGCGTCGCCGCGATCGAGCGTGGCGACGACGAGGTGCCCCCGCGCCTGCGCCGCCTTCGCGATCTCGACCCCCATCTTGCCGTGACCGACGATGGCGACCTTCATCCCCCGCCCCCCTCGAAGAAGGTCCGGTGCAGCGAGCGCACGACGTCGGCGAGCCGCGTTTCGGCGACGAGGGCCGAGACGCTCGTCCCCGAGCCGCCGAGCGAGACGAGCGCCGGATCGTGCTCGGCGAGCGCGGCGAGCACGCGGCCCCGGATCCGACCGTCTGTGGCGAGCCCCGAGCCGACGATGCAGACGATCCCCTGCTCCGGGTGGATCTCCACCTCGACCCCGTCCCCCGCGCGCGTCGCGAGACGCTTCGCGTCGAGCCGCCCGGCCACCGCGGCCGCCACGCCGACCTCGGACGAGACCACGAGGTCGGGAACGACCCCTTCGGCCTCGAGCGCCGCGAGCGCCTGGGGCAGGAACCCCGCGTCGATGCGCATCCGCCGCGACCGGAGCCGAACCAGCGTCGCCCCGCCGCGGCTGGCGACCGCGACGAGCGGGGGCGCCCCTTCCCCGGGCTCGGCGACGACGACGGTCCCCGCCCCCTGCGGCCGCAGCGAGTTCAGCACCCGCACCGGGATCCCGCGCGCCACCGCAGGCGCGATCGCCGCGGGGTGCAGGACCTTCGCCCCGTAGAACGCCAGCTCCGCCGCCTCCGCGAACGCCACGCGCGCGCACACCCGGGCCTCGGGACAGACGCGCGGATCGGCGCTGAGGATCCCGTCGACGTCGGTCCAGATCTGGATCTCCGAAGCGAGAAGGGCGGCACCCAGGACCGCTGCGGAGGTGTCGGAGCCCCCGCGCCCGAGGGTCGTCGTGTGCCCCTCGCGCGTCGCGCCGACGAACCCGCCGACGACGGGGATCTCGCCCGCGTCGAGCGCCTCCGTCACGAGCGGTCTCGCCCGCTCTCCGGTGGCCTCGACGTCGGCGGTCGCCGCACCGTGGCGGTCGTCGGTGACGACGAACTCGCGGGGATCGACCCATCGCGAGGGGAGCCCCGACGCCCGGAACGCCGCCGCGACGATCCGGGAGGACATCAGCTCCCCGAACGCCAGGAGCGTGTCCGACGCCCTCGGCGTCCCCTCGCCCAGAAGCCGCACCGAGCGCAGGAGCTGGCGCAGATCCTCGAGCATCCCGTCCACCTGGAGGGTCAGGTCGTGACGCGCGCCCGCGGGCTCCACCGCCCCCGAGATCGCCCAGCGGTGCCGCCGGGCGAGGTCGGAGAGGAGCGGCTCGATCCCCTCGCGGTCCCCCGCCTTCGCGCACGCGACCGCCCGCGCGAGCAGGTCGGTCACCCCCGCGAGCGCGGAGACGACGACGAGCGGCCGCGACCCGGCGCGCGCCTTCACGATCGCGGCGACCCCGAGGATGCGTTCCGCATCCGCGACGGAGGTGCCGCCGAACTTGAGGACGATCACCGGCCGCTCCGCCTCGGCACCTTTCCGAGGGAGGCGAACAGCTCGGCGTTCATGAGCGTCGCCCCCGCCGCCCCGCGCACGGTGTTGTGGGACAACACCTCGAAGCGCAGCGAGAAGACCGGGCAGCGGCGCACGCGACCGACGACGGCGCTCATCCCGCCG
Proteins encoded in this region:
- the dapA gene encoding 4-hydroxy-tetrahydrodipicolinate synthase, whose translation is MKLRGAMTAIVTPFREDGSVDVETLRALVRWQIESGIHGLVPCGTTGEGATLEPDEHALVIRTVVEETGRRVPVIAGCGTNDTRTTIAGAKRAVGAGADALLVVSPYYNKPNASGMLAHYRAVAEAAGIPIVPYNVPGRTGQNLPPDLIFGIAEIPGVVAVKEAAANLEQVADLVAGRREGFAILSGDDSLVVPSLALGIDGVISVVSNEAPAEMAALAEAGLRGDFTQARALHYRLLDLMRANFVESNPVPVKAAMALLGRCSDRVRAPLGPPTEKTRQTLSAALAKAGLR
- a CDS encoding dihydrodipicolinate reductase C-terminal domain-containing protein, whose amino-acid sequence is MKVAIVGHGKMGVEIAKAAQARGHLVVATLDRGDALEGARGAEVAFEFTEPSAAGSNVTSLLRAGQHVVCGTTGWDPAGAGIDAIAREAGRAAVVAPNFSIGVNLFFEIVAEAARRLSGTGLYDPWLFETHHRQKLDAPSGTAKKLAGVVDAFGGRRTSVAAARAGFEPGHHEVGFDGEHDAIVLTHRARGRAGFAAGAVLAAEWARGKSGLHGFEEVLADLVKGGGR
- a CDS encoding aspartate kinase, encoding MIVLKFGGTSVADAERILGVAAIVKARAGSRPLVVVSALAGVTDLLARAVACAKAGDREGIEPLLSDLARRHRWAISGAVEPAGARHDLTLQVDGMLEDLRQLLRSVRLLGEGTPRASDTLLAFGELMSSRIVAAAFRASGLPSRWVDPREFVVTDDRHGAATADVEATGERARPLVTEALDAGEIPVVGGFVGATREGHTTTLGRGGSDTSAAVLGAALLASEIQIWTDVDGILSADPRVCPEARVCARVAFAEAAELAFYGAKVLHPAAIAPAVARGIPVRVLNSLRPQGAGTVVVAEPGEGAPPLVAVASRGGATLVRLRSRRMRIDAGFLPQALAALEAEGVVPDLVVSSEVGVAAAVAGRLDAKRLATRAGDGVEVEIHPEQGIVCIVGSGLATDGRIRGRVLAALAEHDPALVSLGGSGTSVSALVAETRLADVVRSLHRTFFEGGGG